gcccctcggaccctccagcggagacagacgGCTGAGCAGCTGATGCAAAAAATATAGCCCCAGAATAAATAGTCCCATGGCccgaagaaaaagaaaaagtgtccCTTTTGCTCACCACAGCCGGTTGTTTTGACATCCCGGGGTCCAGCTGTGGGGTGACACGCCGGTGGTGCGGCCGCCGCTTCCTCCTCGGTGATGGCTCCAATGGGCCGGGCAACTCCAAGTCCGGCGGGCTGGGCAGCACATCTTTCTCCGAGTTGGGTAGGTGAGCGGTAGCAACAGGGGGATGCAGATCAAGCTCATTAAGGAAAAACTCCTGTATGAGTGGGTGAAGTGAGTCCAAAAGCCAGGGGAGACCAGAAACCAGTCGCTGTAGCCGGTTCGCTACAGCACGCTGAAATTCCTCCCCAGAATGATTCAGCCACAGGTCACATAATTTATCCACTGAATAAATTATATCCTCCCTGAGCTCTTCAGACGGGGCgagtgctgctgggtccatgtactggtcgcgatcttctgttaggtgaggctgtgtgcagacaggaataggacccaaggtgcagactccggagacagtcgtgaactcaaaaaggctttaattaggtactcaaaaatataacataactaaaaactcaaaacaaacttaaactggaggaatgacagaacacacagctaggaaaacggtagatcgcaacacggacacagagaaacactgggcttaaatacacagagggagcaatcagggaatgggtaacaggagggaaacacagctggggcaaatcaggcctaacgagacaaggggaagcaaaaccagacacattaacatcagacatggactttcaaagtaaaacaggaaacacataacacagactgaacaaagacacagactcgcacgcactgcaacagagggaacagagacgtgggaccagggcagacacagacactgactggacatgGGGATATAGCCACTAAggacacacagagacgcgaactagacaaggggatacagctgacaggggagacagagcagctagagaagacagagacataaactataagacagaactcaaagaaaccaaagactagaaagtataaataatataataaactcaaaacccctgggtcaacgacccaggcatcctaacagtttCAGTGGCTCGCTACATAAGAAGGCAGCAGTAGAAGTTCTTCTTTTCATGGTTCATGTTATGCAAATCAAGAATAAATGGTCACCCTCAAGCCTGAATTATGCAAAGCTGTAGAATTTCATGTCAAACAACAACCATCTCATTATAGTTCACCTTTCTCTTGCCCTCTATTAGATTTCACATGCTTCGTTTCTCGCTGTTTTCATCTCTTTCCTACTCTACATCATTTTCATGGAGCTATTTCATCTTTACATTGCCTTCCCCTCAATTACTTTCTCTTATTCCTTCGTTACCACACTTACTGCATGCTCCATCTTTTCACCCCGGACAACCAAAATCTAATCTTGAGCTTCATCCCTTCTTGTCCTCCTTCCATTATTTAGGTCTGGTGGCCACAATAAAGGAACACATCACCAAGCCGACGGCAATGGCCCAGGGGCGAGTTGCGCACCTGATTGAATGGAAGGGTTGGGGTGGATGCGGTGAAGCCAGGGGAGGCGGAGGTGGATGGAGCGGGGCCTGGGGTAGAGGAGGCGGCGCCTGGGGGGGCATGGAGGCCGAGCTGCAGGAAGACGAACAGCTTTATTCCCAAATGACGGACGAGTTCAAAGAAGCTCGCTTCGCTGCAGGTGAGGCAGACGGATGAGTTTCATAGGAGGAAAAACAAGATGTTTTCTGTGGAGATAAAACGATGCTGTGATCCCTCCCAACATTGTTTTTGTGTGATTGGTTTGTGCCGAGGGAGCATCTACAAAAATCAATAACCTTTAGAACGTCTGATGACGGTGACTCAAACCTCGGGCACTTATTGAAtttccctcttttctttttttttgtcttgtggtgctttaagaaaaacaactgaTCGACTTCTGAGAAGCGCAGCAcgaaatgtgtttgtttgacttgtgTCTCGCAGGTGTTGCGGAGCAGTTTGCCCTGGCTGAGGCAGCCATGAACGTGTGGTCCATGAGCGACAACACAGAGCAGCCGTCCACCAGCTTACAAGGTTGGTGTCTCCTTTATCggcatttcatttttgtttttcatgctgCGAACGTGGCCGATCCATTGTGTCTGAATACAAATGAACCAAATGCATTCATTTCTTTTATAATGGTCTCCGTCTGGGTTTGATTAATTATTATCCCAAAGTCATAATTTTACCTTCAAGTCGTTGCTTTAATGTTGACAATGGATTTTATTTGCAGACAGACATAAAAGATAAAAGAATGAATTTGTCTTTCACAACATACCTGATTTATAGCTGCATAGTGATGTAAGCTGCTCTGTTGTcttctttattttgttactgctgctttggcatggaGATTAATCTGTCCTCTATTAAATAAGAGCCATGAAAGAATCCAACTGACTGACAGTTACTTTACTTGACATCAAACGTCATCAGTGTGTCAGGATTTATTTTGTCTAGTAGTGGTAGAGATCTCAGAGGAACTGTTTATGCATGGTATTGGTTTTGTTGATATCTCACGTGTTGTTGTTCAGCCGAGGTTGTATTTATGTagtttggattattttttgtgaTGTTCTTACACATAAAATCTTAGAACAAAAAGAGGACGTGCTTTCTGTTTAGCATgactctttgtcttttttctgttagctgttttgtaaggaaataaaaaaaaaacttactgCCTAAAATTCCAACTTAAAGGAAACTTCACCAACTGAAACGTCTCCTAATTGTCACAGTATGGAGTCATGCTTTGTTCCAGTTAGTTTCTGGTTACATTTTGGTGATTTCTAGGTCTTAGGTTTCaaagattcaagattcaaagtgtttattgtcatgtgtACAGAAGAAAGAGCATTTCTctgtgcaatgaaattcttCCTTTGCTGTCCATACACAAATGCCAAATTAGGTAGGGTCGAAGGAACGAGATAAATAAGGATAAGAATAAGACAAGGTATTAAGAtaaataaggttaaaaaaatagTGAAAGATAAATCAGTACAAAATAAGTAATTGAAGACAAGTGAGGTATGGAGTTGTTAATGTaaaaggatgtacaaaggagCTTAATGTGAACGATGAACTTAGTGTGCAAATTGTTCTGATGTGCAAATTGCGGTTGAGGTAGTTTagctgttcaggagtctgacagcagtggggaagaAGGAGTTGTTGAGTCGAGGTGTTCTGGATTTCACACTTCTAAACAGTCCGTGCGAACAGTCCGTGTTGAGGGGTGTGTGGGGTCTCTAAGGATGgaggcagctctcctctggactctgtgatggtagatgctctgcagagagggcagcgggGTCCTGGTGATCTTCTCTGCAGTTCTTGGCCGACATCTCAAATTTCCTCAGCCTTTCCTTAGGTTTGTTCCCGTGCCTCCCACGTTTAGAGTGTAATGATTCAGTGTAGGTTTGGTTCTGTCTTCATGTTCATTCATCTGTTTCCCGGTCACATCTTTTGCTCCCTCTCTTCCTTATGTTCCGTCAATCTGCGTCTCAGTGTGAGtctctggtttcctgttttatggTGATAGTTCTGTGTGagtgtattttgttttgcttcctccCTGACTCGTCATGTCTgattaggttcagctgtgtctTCCTTCTGTTGTGTATTCTCTGGTTACCCTTTGTGTATATAGTGTGTGTCTTCTGCTTTGTTCCCCGTCAGTTTGTCTGTTAACTTTCCCATATCTCCCCGTGTTCCAAGTTCCTCATGTCTCAGGTATTCATGTGTTCctggtgttcctggttttcgTGTATTTGGTTTTCCCACTTTAGGATTTTGTGATTAGTTTCTCATTCATCTGGTTTTTCATGTCTGGTTCCTGTTCTGTTTTTCAGCTTCAATAAAAGTTATGTCTTTTGTTATAATCCAGTTCAATTTCCACATTCCATGTAAAGACCTTCTTAAAAAATCACAGCAACCTGTGATGACTCACTTGTTTGTGAAATCCAgatactttttttccttttgtttttacaaagcTACCATCTGACTGATACTGATACCCCTCCACAGCAGCACAGAGCCACTACCTGTCTCAGTTCCTGCTTGATGGTGGAAGCGTTGGCGTccctcagcatctgtacagCATTCACACCCAGGTGTATGGCAACAACACTGCAGTCAACCTGAtcccccctccaccaccaccaatcAGCTCCGCTTCCCTGATGTCCAACGCCCAGGACAGAGATCATCCTATTCAGGACAGAAGCACTGTGATTGCAGAAGCCGCTGTCCGCCACGTAGACAGCAGCTCCTTATCCGAGGACGATGTTTTTTACAACTAGGCTGTAAAAAAAGAAGTCTTGATGGCAATCTCTAAAATGAGCCTCGGTGTAAGGAGTCTCAACCACCAGCATCGAGCGAGAGGAGAAGTAAAGGCAGACATTTAAGAGGCGACTCTGTAAATGGCTTTTCTGAAAAGGTTCAGAAGACTCCGGATAGTATTTTCTTGAGAGCTAAGGCATATAGTTTTGTGAATGTACATAGTTCaactgtgacattaaaaaaaaacattttttattccaTGTACATGAAGTAGTTATATAGAGCTGAACAGTCAAATGAAATATGCTGTAAATACCTTGTTATAAAGTATGTTTTAATATATGTGATGAACAAGGCTGTCTTGTTTGTGTCGTGGTCTCTTTTCTTCTAACAGGTGAACTGAAGGAAAAGGTTTCGCATATAAATTAAGGATTTCTCGTGTGAATAGAGAGGTGACGTAAGCACACATCCAATTATCCGAGTTTCAGCCGTGATTAGCCATAATTCACACTTTCCTGTCTGCGAGCTGAGAGCAGATGCAGGGAGCGGTGAGAGACGAGGAGAGCGTAGAAAAAACCGAGTGAGAAGAACACAGAATATACTGTGCAGCCggtgtgtgtttgagagggAGAGAAGGGAGAGGAGAAAGGTGGtgttgctgtttcctgtcatgATGTTCTTTTAGCACAAGCTTACACAAAGTGAAGCTTTGCCGCGCGGCGTGCTGTGGCTATTCTGTTACCTCAGTGGCTGTGCACGGCTAGTGTGATCGCATCCATCAACAAAGTCTTTAAGGAGTTTATTTATTACTGCAGTGCAGCAGCATCTAAAGTTAAATGTGACGCAGCTGAATGAGAGGTCACAAGTGTATGTTAGCAAGAGAAAAGTAAACAGAGGCTGTTTTTCAAAAGAGGGCCTCGGTCTAACAGTAGGacaaggataaaaaaaataagtccGAGATGGCAGCGtcctgcaaaagaagaagagcGACTCCTCTGGGAGCTTATGTTTGACCACTGTGGCTGCTTTCGTTCATCGCAATCAGATTACCCATGTGCTAACTTGAAATGAATGGACAGCAAAATTGTTGGCTTGGGTTGATGATTTGGAATTGAATGCATGAGCAACTGAAAGGCTTCCAAGGGGGTTTTGGAAGTGGAGCCACTCAGACTCAGATCACAACAGAATTTAATGCACCAGTGGCCTGCAATTACCACTTGCGGCCACAGAGGCTCCTGAAAGCCAAAAAGTAATTTATTGCTTCAAAGAATTTCTTAAAGGATGACTCCAGTTTATTCATGTTTGCCGCTGGAGCTTGTTATTTTCTGCCCTTGTTCTCAACAATTACTTACATAGTTATTACACTGTCAGCATAACTGAAGAATGCCAGTGTCTTTTCCTTGTGGTAACTCTAGGAAGGATGTCCAAGTCACAAACTGTTACATTCAACACATAGCAGCTataattttaaattcaggggGCCTTCAGTGGGCAACAAGTTTATAAGATTCAGTCAAAATGTGTGAATAGGTTCGTGAAATTTAGGCACCTTACCTTGTTTGAATTTGGTGGATTTCCAGTTTCCTGTTTGTTGATCACTCCCTTGAAGTCTAGTTATGACCACCTCCACTGTGCACTCAACAATTTCTCCTCAGACCTCAAATTTGTGCAGAGGAAAAGTGAAGTTATGTTTCAAATTGACCTGAAATTCACACGGAGGTGGTGATGAGAGAGCAGAGCAATTTTCTGCAGTTTTAGTGGAAAAGTCACTGTTCACAAGCCCAAGGGCTTCGTGTTAGGCTGTCAGTGCAGAGTTGTAATATAACAGCCCAAAGAGGCTGAGGGAAAAAATTCAGCAGGAACGATCTGAACCTTGAGGCGTGGCAGCGTAATATATGGCACATGCGCAATGAAAAGGTCTTTTGGTCATATGAGCATAGAGGTCTGGCTCACATAAGTACAGATGTTCAGAACAGGACTTCTACTGAAAGGTTTAAAAATAGCAGCCATGCTGAAAACAGCCCAGGGGCTTACAGGAAGACCTTGAACCAAATTTAAATCAGGACAAGCTTTTTGATTTTACAACCCCAAGTCTGAAACTTCTGAACTTTCAAAATTATCTCTCATAGATACAAGTCACAGGAGAAATCATAGGTCAGTGTACCAAAGTAGTGCTGTGTGATACTGAAATGTTGGTATCAATTACTAATACCAACACCAATATCACTACTTTGAACTTATAAATGCAGCTTATGAGTTGAAGCATCGatttgcaaattctgaacacattttaacaagttaacacaataaaacacagctttcagcttTTCATCAGAAtccaaaatggtaaatggtaaaaggcttgtatttgtatagtggtttacttagtccctaaggaccccaaagcgctttacacgctcagtcatccagccattcacacacacgtgatgacaagctacattgtagccacagccagcctggggcgcactgacagaggctgccggacactggaaccaccagtaggcaacgggtgaagtgtcttgcccaaggacacaacgaccgagactgtccaagccggggctcgaaccggcaaccttccgattacaggacgaactgccaactcttgagccaagactttatttatccccaaggggcaattatgtattttgaaactttttttggagatctgaaatgtaaatgtgcccatctggaaagcactttggattagcttctgttgtttaaatgtgctgtgggctgtaaataaaacagacgTGA
This region of Maylandia zebra isolate NMK-2024a linkage group LG20, Mzebra_GT3a, whole genome shotgun sequence genomic DNA includes:
- the fam131c gene encoding protein FAM131C isoform X2 — translated: MGACLCKGHKEISIPVSTLHHPEEGQSSPAKDDQNPSNGSVSDKTSRYDIAELATSSLLGLVATIKEHITKPTAMAQGRVAHLIEWKGWGGCGEARGGGGGWSGAWGRGGGAWGGMEAELQEDEQLYSQMTDEFKEARFAAGVAEQFALAEAAMNVWSMSDNTEQPSTSLQAQSHYLSQFLLDGGSVGVPQHLYSIHTQVYGNNTAVNLIPPPPPPISSASLMSNAQDRDHPIQDRSTVIAEAAVRHVDSSSLSEDDVFYN
- the fam131c gene encoding protein FAM131C isoform X1 gives rise to the protein MGACLCKGHKEISIPVSTLHHPEEGQSSPAKDDQNPSNGSVSDKTSRYDIAELATSSLLGLVATIKEHITKPTAMAQGRVAHLIEWKGWGGCGEARGGGGGWSGAWGRGGGAWGGMEAELQEDEQLYSQMTDEFKEARFAAGVAEQFALAEAAMNVWSMSDNTEQPSTSLQAAQSHYLSQFLLDGGSVGVPQHLYSIHTQVYGNNTAVNLIPPPPPPISSASLMSNAQDRDHPIQDRSTVIAEAAVRHVDSSSLSEDDVFYN